TCCTCGGGCTCTTTCATTCGGTCTTTCATCCTTCGTCGCAACGCCGTCCCATTGTACGGGTTTGTCCTGGCGCCATTATAATTGACGTTTTTGTCAAAACGACTAATATTCGTTATGACGAATTTGTCAAAACAAGGTGAGCCAATGGCTCGTCTGCATCGAATGTCAGGAGACACACATGCGACTGGTGAGTTGTGAACGGAACGGCAAGGCCGCGCTCGGTATCCGCGAAGGCGATGAAGTGCGCGTAATTGGCAGCGAGACGTTGGAGTCTTTGCTGGCGCGAGGCGTCGATCTGGTGGGATACGCGCGCGAACATGCTTCGCAGGAACGCGTGCCCGTCTCGCAGATCCGCTTTCTTCCGCCGCTTTCCCGGCCGCCCAAGATCATCTGTGTCGGCCTGAATTTTTCGGATCACACGTCCGAAAGCAAATACGAGCAGCCCGACTATCCGACGCTGTTCTTCCGCGTCGCGACGAGCTTGATTGCGCACGATCAGCCGATGATCCGGCCGCGCGTGACCGATTCCGAAGGTCTCGATTACGAAGGCGAGATCGCGGTGGTGATCGGCAAGGGTGGGCGCCACATCAGCAAGGACGCTGCGCTTTCGCACGTCGCCGGCTACTCGGTGTTCAACGACGGATCGGTGCGCGAGTACCAGTTCAAGACGCCGCAATGGACGGTTGGCAAGAACTTCGACGGCACGGGCGCATTCGGCCCCGATCTCGTCACGGCCGACGAGTTGCCGCCGGGCGTAAAGGGCTTGCGACTTGAAACACGCCTGAACGGCGAAGTGGTGCAGTCGGCGTGTACGGACGAGATGGTGTTCGATGTCGAGAGCCTGATCAGCATCATCAGCGAGGCCATCACGCTGGAAGCGGGCGATGTCATCGTGTCGGGCACGCCGTCGGGCATCGGCTGGGCGCGCTCGCCGAAGCTGCTGATGAAAGCGGGCGACGTGTGCGAGGTCAGTGTCGAGAAGATCGGCACGCTGCGCAACGTCATCGCCGACGAATCCGCCGAGTGATTTCCGATAATCGTTGAGACAGCCCGCCGTCGAGCGGGCGAATCCAGAAGATGGAGACAGAGATGACCGTCAATCCGGCAGCCTCGGCACGCGCGAGCGTCCATTCGATCGACCACTTCGCGTTGAACGTTCCGTCGATCGAAGAGGCCGCACACTTTTATCGCAGCTTCGGACTTCGTGTCGAAACGGCCGGCGAGCGTCGGCAGGAACTCGCGCTATACGCGACGGACGGCCATCGCTGGGCGCGCATCCTGCCCGCCGCGCGGAAGTCGCTTGCGTATCTGTCGTTCAACTGCTTCGCCGCCGACTTCGACGCACTGTATGCACGCATCGCGGACGCCGGTGCGCAGTTCGTCGTCGGGGCGGAACAGGACGGAATCTGGTTCCGCGATCCGGACGGCAACCTCTTGCAGGTCAAGGTCGGCCCGAAGACGAGTCCTTCGTCCAAGAAGGCGAGCATGGTCGCAGGTTGTCCCGCCGATGCGCGCGGCTCGCACACGCGTTCCGAATCGAAGGTCGTGCATCCGCGGCGTCTTTCGCATGTGCTGCTGTTCACGCCCGACGTGTTGCGCGCGCTCGACTTCTACGCCAACGCGCTTGGCTTGCGGCTCTCGGACAAGTCGCAGGACATCATCGCGTTCACGCATGCGCCGCACGGCAGCGATCATCATCTGGTCGCGTTTGCGAAGAGCCACGCGCGCGGCTGGCATCACGCGGCATGGGACGTGGACGACGTCAACATGGTCGGCGAAGGCGCATCGCAGATGGCGGCAGCCGGCTATCCGAAAGGCTGGGGCACGGGCCGCCATGTGCTCGGCTCGAATTACTTCCACTACGTCGAAGATCCGTGGGGCTCGTTCTGCGAATACTCCGCCGACATCGACTTCGTGTCGGCAGGTCAGACGTGGCCCGCGGGCGACTACGAGCCGCACGATTCGCTGTATCTGTGGGGCCCGCCCGTGCCCGACAACTTCATCCGCAACACCGAGGCGCCTGCATAGGGCCGCAGCCGTGACGCCGCGAGGCTGATCGCATTTCTTCCCGTCGTGCATTGAATGGCAGCCGGAAACGCGCGGCGCCAGGGCACAACTCGCACTTTCGAAGGTGAAATCACATGACCGACTCCCACATTCATGACGTCGTCATCATCGGCTACGGTCCAGTCGGACAATCGCTGGCCATTCTGCTCGGCGAGCGCGGCTACGACGTTGCCGTCTACGAGCGGTGGCCGTCGCTGTATCCGCTGCCGCGCGCCGTATTCCACGATCACGAGATTCGCCGCGTCTTTCACGCGATGGGAATCGGTGAGGAGATCGAGGCCATTTCGCAGCCGTCGGCCAAGTATCAGTGGTTCAACACGGACTGGAAGACGCTGGTCGAAATCGACTGGTCGGCCGAGTCGATCAGCGACGGTCCCGTCGGCTATCTGTTCAATCAACCGTCGCTCGAAGCGCTGCTCGACCGCAAGGCGAAGTCGCTCGCAACGGTGTCGGTGAACCAGGGCTGGGAAGCAGTCGAACTGCGCCAGCAGGCCGACTATTGCGAAGTCACGCTGCGGCGCAGTCACAACGAAAACGGTACATGGGTGCTGACGGATGAAACGCGCACGGTACGCGC
The Paraburkholderia terrae genome window above contains:
- a CDS encoding fumarylacetoacetate hydrolase family protein is translated as MRLVSCERNGKAALGIREGDEVRVIGSETLESLLARGVDLVGYAREHASQERVPVSQIRFLPPLSRPPKIICVGLNFSDHTSESKYEQPDYPTLFFRVATSLIAHDQPMIRPRVTDSEGLDYEGEIAVVIGKGGRHISKDAALSHVAGYSVFNDGSVREYQFKTPQWTVGKNFDGTGAFGPDLVTADELPPGVKGLRLETRLNGEVVQSACTDEMVFDVESLISIISEAITLEAGDVIVSGTPSGIGWARSPKLLMKAGDVCEVSVEKIGTLRNVIADESAE
- a CDS encoding VOC family protein, producing the protein MTVNPAASARASVHSIDHFALNVPSIEEAAHFYRSFGLRVETAGERRQELALYATDGHRWARILPAARKSLAYLSFNCFAADFDALYARIADAGAQFVVGAEQDGIWFRDPDGNLLQVKVGPKTSPSSKKASMVAGCPADARGSHTRSESKVVHPRRLSHVLLFTPDVLRALDFYANALGLRLSDKSQDIIAFTHAPHGSDHHLVAFAKSHARGWHHAAWDVDDVNMVGEGASQMAAAGYPKGWGTGRHVLGSNYFHYVEDPWGSFCEYSADIDFVSAGQTWPAGDYEPHDSLYLWGPPVPDNFIRNTEAPA